The following are encoded in a window of Colletotrichum lupini chromosome 3, complete sequence genomic DNA:
- a CDS encoding T-complex protein 1 subunit delta: MATTAPAQAGGGSGNATFKDKEKPVAVRSSNIVAARAVADAIRTSLGPRGMDKMIRSGKGETIITNDGNTMLKSMSVMHPTAKMLVNLSAAQDVEAGDGTTSVVVICGSLLGAADRLLSKGIHPSVISEAFQRAAAAAVEVLHDMSQPISLTDTASLLQAANTSLSSKIVSQYSNILGPMAVNSVVKTIDLKTADNVDLKNIRIVKKVGGTIEDSELSDGLILTQPVLKGAGGPARIEKARIGLIQFQLSPPKPDMENTIQVNDYRQMDKIVKEERLYLLNMVKKIKKAKCNVLFIQKSILRDAVNDLSLHFLAKLGILAVKDIERDEIEFICKSTGCKPIADVDSFTEDKLGSADLVEEVQSNGARMVKVTGAKATGKTVSVVVRGANSLILDEAERSLHDAHCVVRCLVKKKALIAGGGAAEIEIASQLSKRARELTGTEAICWKAFADALEVVPTTLAENAGLNSIKVVTELRHRHELGEKNAGVSIKSGGVNTNISKENVLQPLLVSTSAIELAAETVKMILRIDDIALTR; the protein is encoded by the exons TGGACAAGATGATTCGAAGTGGAAAGGGCGAGACGATCATTACCAACGACGGCAACACAATGTTGAAGAGCATGTCTGTCATGCACCCGACAGCAAAGATGTTGGTCAACCTTTCGGCGGCACAGGACGTGGAGGCGGGAGACGGCACAACATCTGTGGTTGTCATTTGCGGCAGCTTGCTCGGTGCCGCCGATAGACTGCTGTCAAAAGGAATCCACCCCTCCGTCATCTCAGAGGCTTTCCAGAGAGCTGCTGCCGCAGCTGTCGAGGTTCTCCACGACATGTCACAACCCATTTCCCTCACCGACACAGCATCCCTGCTTCAGGCAGCCAACACATCTCTTTCCTCCAAGATTGTGTCGCAATACTCCAACATCCTCGGGCCCATGGCTGTCAACTCCGTTGTCAAGACCATCGACCTCAAGACGGCAGACAATGTCGACCTAAAGAACATCAGAATTGTCAAGAAGGTTGGCGGAACTATCGAGGACAGCGAGCTTTCGGATGGCTTGATCTTGACGCAGCCTGTTCTCAAGGGTGCTGGTGGTCCCGCAAGAATCGAGAAGGCCAGAATCGGTCTTATTCAATTCCAGCTTAGCCCTCCCAAGCCCGAT ATGGAAAACACCATCCAAGTGAACGACTACAGACAGATGGATAAGATCGTTAAGGAGGAGCGTCTTTACCTTCTCAACATGGTCAAGAAGATCAAGAAGGCCAAGTGCAACGTTCTCTTCATCCAGAAGTCCATTCTTCGCGATGCTGTCAACGACCTGTCCCTGCACTTCCTCGCCAAGCTTGGCATTCTTGCCGTGAAGGATATCGAGCGTGATGAGATCGAGTTCATCTGCAAGTCTACCGGCTGCAAGCCCATTGCTGATGTCGACTCATTTACAGAGGACAAGCTCGGATCAGCCGATCTCGTCGAGGAGGTTCAGTCCAACGGAGCTCGCATGGTTAAGGTGACCGGTGCCAAGGCCACTGGCAAGACTGTCTCCGTCGTTGTTCGCGGCGCCAACTCTCTCATTCTTGACGAGGCCGAGCGCAGTTTGCACGACGCCCACTGCGTTGTTCGTTGCTTGGTGAAGAAGAAGGCTTTGATCGCCGGTGGTGGTGCTGCTGAGATCGAGATCGCGTCTCAGCTCTCCAAGCGCGCGCGTGAATTGACGGGCACCGAGGCCATTTGCTGGAAGGCATTTGCCGACGCTCTAGAGGTTGTCCCCACCACTCTGGCCGAGAATGCCGGACTTAACAGCATCAAGGTCGTCACCGAGCTTCGTCATAGACATGAGCTCGGCGAGAAGAATGCAGGGGTCAGTATCAAGTCCGGCGGTGTCAACACCAACATTTCCAAGGAGAACGTCCTCCAGCCTCTGTTGGTAAGCACCAGCGCCATTGAGTTGGCAGCTGAGACGGTGAAGATGATTCTCAGAATAGACGACATCGCCCTTACCAGATAA
- a CDS encoding alcohol dehydrogenase GroES-like domain-containing protein produces the protein MTAPESLPTTHKALKVSGPGHVYVSEDASVPSPGRSELLVRVACVSINQVDCKSADLSPTPGATSGTDFSGVVIALGSDVDAEAWHVGDRIMAGIFGNNPLRRDNGAFAEYAVVPARLAWRIPASMDLATAASLPAALATVGLSLFQYMKMAMPDNTEGALQLGSNKDSAAASTTTSSASYVLVYGGGTATGAMAIQVLKLMGLTPITTCSASSAARSMELGAAATFDYRSPSCGADVLNYTQGALTLALDCISDSNSMSTCYKALGPAGGRYVALDPFPLRGHTRRSVEPDWVCCYTQFGHDVAWAPPFDLDARVDDRVCAEAWYVLAQRLLDEGLVVPQPLEVRRGGLAGVGEGMQEVRRGLIKGKKLVYSVAEIAV, from the coding sequence ATGACTGCCCCGGAATCTCTGCCCACCACCCACAAGGCACTCAAAGTATCTGGGCCTGGACATGTCTACGTGTCCGAAGATGCCTCAGTACCTTCACCAGGCCGGTCGGAGCTGCTCGTACGCGTGGCATGCGTCTCGATCAACCAGGTAGACTGCAAGTCTGCCGACCTATCTCCCACACCCGGCGCAACCAGCGGCACTGATTTCTCTGGTGTTGTAATAGCTCTAGGCAGCGACGTCGACGCAGAGGCTTGGCATGTGGGCGACCGCATCATGGCCGGCATCTTTGGAAACAACCCTCTCCGGCGGGATAACGGTGCGTTTGCCGAGTATGCCGTTGTTCCCGCGCGTCTGGCCTGGAGAATTCCAGCCAGCATGGACCTTGCCACCGCTGCTTCCCTGCCTGCCGCCTTGGCCACCGTCGGACTGTCCCTTTTCCAGTACATGAAGATGGCGATGCCAGACAATACAGAAGGCGCTCTGCAGCTCGGCTCCAACAAGGAttcagcagcagcatcaaCTACCACAAGCTCGGCATCCTATGTGCTGGTCTATGGAGGCGGCACGGCCACAGGGGCCATGGCGATCCAGGTCCTCAAGCTGATGGGTCTCACCCCCATCACAACGTGCTCGGCATCCTCAGCAGCAAGATCCATGGAACTCGGCGCCGCGGCGACCTTTGATTATCGCTCGCCCAGCTGCGGCGCCGACGTCCTGAACTACACGCAGGGCGCTCTCACGCTTGCTCTCGACTGCATCTCGGACTCGAACTCCATGTCGACGTGCTACAAGGCCCTAGGTCCCGCCGGTGGTCGATACGTGGCTCTGGACCCCTTTCCCCTCCGCGGCCACACGCGCCGCAGCGTCGAGCCGGATTGGGTGTGCTGCTACACGCAGTTCGGTCACGATGTGGCCTGGGCCCCGCCTTTCGACCTGGATGCCCGTGTCGACGACCGTGTCTGCGCTGAGGCGTGGTATGTTCTTGCGCAGCGGCTGCTGGACGAGGGTCTGGTCGTACCGCAGCCGTTGGAGGTGCGCCGCGGGGGTTTGGCGGGCGTTGGCGAGGGTATGCAGGAGGTGCGGAGAGGGTTGATCAAGGGCAAAAAGCTTGTGTATTCTGTTGCCGAGATTGCGGTCTAA
- a CDS encoding hard-surface induced protein 5 — protein MDQPLTELAVKHGTDKHREGKVAITRQGTTMEVGGHLYAPHYDFHFGPFRHREINVLEIGVGGFEDPKAGGESLRMWKEYFPKAQIVSLDYYDKTALQEDRIRIYRGSQDDTALLKRMHDECGGFDIIVDDGSHRCDHVIASFKILFPLLRSGGIYAVEDLETSYWKVTGGSSTDLNATTSSMGFFKSLLDGLNHKEFEIPGYQATYFDKHIVSMTFYHNLVIVYKGENDEESNVMVGNQMPEALAALYPKFDWLNAT, from the coding sequence ATGGACCAGCCTCTCACTGAACTCGCCGTCAAGCACGGCACGGACAAGCATAGAGAAGGCAAGGTGGCCATCACTCGCCAGGGCACCACCATGGAAGTCGGCGGACATCTATACGCACCGCACTACGACTTTCACTTTGGGCCCTTCCGGCACCGCGAGATCAACGTCCTGGAAATTGGCGTGGGCGGGTTCGAGGACCCTAAAGCCGGTGGCGAATCGCTGCGCATGTGGAAGGAGTACTTCCCCAAAGCGCAGATTGTGAGCCTCGACTACTACGACAAGACGGCGCTGCAAGAGGACCGCATACGCATCTATCGCGGCAGCCAAGACGACACGGCTCTTCTGAAAAGAATGCATGATGAGTGCGGCGGGTTCGACATCATTGTCGACGACGGGAGCCATCGCTGCGACCACGTCATTGCCTCGTTCAAGATCCTGTTCCCGCTGTTGCGGAGCGGTGGCATCTATGCTGTGGAGGACCTGGAGACGTCGTACTGGAAGGTCACTGGTGGTTCGAGCACTGACCTGAATGCGACGACATCGTCCATGGGGTTCTTCAAGAGTCTACTCGACGGGCTGAATCACAAGGAGTTTGAGATTCCTGGGTACCAGGCGACGTACTTTGATAAGCATATTGTGTCAATGACCTTTTACCACAACCTGGTTATTGTATACAAGGGCGAGAACGACGAAGAAAGCAATGTGATGGTGGGCAATCAAATGCCAGAGGCGTTGGCAGCTCTGTACCCAAAGTTTGACTGGTTGAACGCGACTTAA